A region from the Apium graveolens cultivar Ventura unplaced genomic scaffold, ASM990537v1 ctg8866, whole genome shotgun sequence genome encodes:
- the LOC141705446 gene encoding cytochrome P450 72A15-like, with translation MKPRLSILDPMLVKDILSRPNEFRKPGNDQMGTVLAGGLFMSEGLTWTKHKKILNPSFHIDRIKNMVPSIVESCLEKIEKWNLSLASKESIEVDMVQEIDPLIGDIMCKTVVAGPISEESKRMYQLRIMMNQQAAKLARLMFFPGWWSLQTQEVKTIKAAHKETQSLVKKMVTRRLEEMKNGASNQGDMLSSMLEAFQDEASGVSLDDVIEECRSFSFIGKESTARPLVWMLYVLARYPDWQERAREEVLQIFGDQKPNVDGLNKLKIITMIIYEALRLYPPTGVIHRCISKDTKLGDMVLPAWIQITIPITLMNHDPDIWGEDVNQFKPERFDEGVFNSEMQSIFFPFSGGPRNVLGKVWQWLQVNL, from the exons ATGAAACCAAGATTAAGCATATTGGATCCAATGCTAGTGAAGGATATTCTGTCAAGACCAAACGAATTCCGAAAGCCAGGCAATGATCAAATGGGCACGGTGCTTGCAGGTGGACTCTTCATGAGTGAGGGTTTAACATGGACTAAACATAAGAAGATTCTCAACCCTAGTTTTCACATCGACAGGATAAAG AACATGGTACCATCAATAGTGGAGAGCTGTTTGGAAAAAATAGAGAAGTGGAATTTGTCCCTAGCTTCAAAGGAATCAATCGAGGTTGATATGGTGCAAGAAATTGACCCTTTAATAGGTGATATAATGTGCAAAACAGTTGTAGCAGGCCCGATCAGCGAAGAGTCGAAGAGGATGTATCAACTCCGAATTATGATGAACCAACAAGCAGCCAAACTAGCAAGGCTCATGTTCTTTCCCGGATGGTG GAGTTTACAAACTCAAGAAGTGAAGACTATAAAAGCAGCTCATAAAGAAACTCAAAGTTTAGTGAAGAAAATGGTGACTAGGAGACTGGAAGAAATGAAAAATGGAGCAAGTAATCAAGGTGATATGTTGAGTTCAATGTTGGAAGCTTTTCAAGATGAAGCAAGTGGAGTTAGTCTTGACGATGTGATTGAGGAGTGCAGGAGTTTTTCCTTCATTGGAAAGGAATCTACAGCACGGCCATTGGTATGGATGCTCTATGTTCTGGCCAGATATCCCGATTGGCAAGAGCGGGCAAGAGAAGAAGTTTTGCAGATTTTCGGAGATCAAAAGCCCAATGTTGACGGACTAAATAAACTCAAAATT ATAACAATGATTATCTACGAAGCTCTGAGATTATATCCACCAACTGGTGTGATTCACCGATGTATTTCCAAAGATACAAAGTTGGGAGATATGGTACTACCGGCCTGGATCCAGATCACCATACCGATAACTTTAATGAATCACGACCCTGATATTTGGGGAGAAGATGTAAACCAATTTAAACCTGAAAGATTTGATGAAGGCGTTTTCAACTCAGAGATGCAATCTATATTCTTTCCTTTCTCGGGGGGGCCTCGAAATGTATTGGGCAAAGTATGGCAATGGTTACAAGTAAATTTGTAA